CGCGAACAGCACGTGGCGCGGCTCCACCGCGGGGTGCGAGTTCGCCTTGGCCGCCGAGACCGCCGCGTCGTGGATGGCCGTGCGGATCATGCTTCGCTCCTCATGCGTAGTCGGACAGGCGCTTGCCGCCGAACTTGCCCTTCAGCTCGTCGTCGAGGTTGTCGGCCGTGCCCAGCATGGCGTACAGCGCCGACGACAGCTCCTCCTCGTCCAGGTAGTCGCCCAGCAGGGTGTGCGACATCATCAGGAACAGCTTGCCCGGGGCCGACTGGTCGTCGTGCGCGGAGAGGTGGCCGAAGTAGTAGTTGCCCCCCTGCTTGGCGATGTACTCGAACAGCTGGGGCGACGGGTCGACCTCCCACAGGAGCGGGCAGGAGAGCTGCACCAGCGAGGCGGGGTCGCCGTCCTTGTTGGTGCCCCAGTCCTGCACGCTCACGTTCACGCGCGTGCTGACGTCGGTGAAGGTGACGGTGATGGTGTTGCCCTGGATCCCGATGCGGAGCCCCATGGGCCCGGTAAGGATTCGCTGCACCTTCATCATGGTCTGGTCGGCACTGGCCACGGAAACCTCCCTCGGTGGGTGGTGAGCACGGCTGAAACCTGCGGACTCGGAGGATGGGGCCGGGCGCGGAAGTGCGCAAGCGATTCGATGCGATTTGCGGTGCGGAGCCGCGATCCTCAGCCGTTCGGTTCGTGTTCCATCCCTTCGCATATTTCGCCATCGAAACGCGGCGCGATCGGGTCCCCGAATCCGGTATGCAGATCGCCGAGCGCACGCTGCTCAAGCCAGCATCGTATCCCCCGGTGGAGCAGCTGCGCGCGCCGGCACGGTGATCCGCCGCGATCGGCGCGCCTCGCGGAGGAGGCGCGCCGGTCCGGCGTTCACCGCCAGCGCAGCCAGTTCGTGGTGTCGAGGGTGGGATTGCTGCCGATGGGCTCGCGCCTGCGCTCGCCCTGACTGGCCTGGATGCGGTTCACCACGATCACGCCCAGGGCGCCGACGAACGGCAGCATCCAGGCGAACAGCAGCTGGTACCTCCGCTGATCGCCGGTCAGCAGGCGGTCGCGCAGGACGAGAACCGTCGCGGCGCAGTCCAGGAGCGCCGCGGCGAAGGCGAGAAGAGCAATCGTCAACAAATCTGGATCCTCCTTCCTGACATGCTCTGCCGCATGACAGTACGAAGGGGTACGGATCCAGGTTTCCCGCGATGCGCATAAGAGTATGTCCCGCAAGGAAGTTGCACCCTGCGGGATCGATTCTCCTCTGCCTCCGCCGGATTGATCGTGGCTGCTGTTGCTGGCGGACGAGGTGATCAGTCCTGCACGAAGATGCCCTTCGTCCGCAGCTTCTTCACCAGCGCGCCGACGCTCTTCTGGTCGCCGTCCAGGCGCAGGATGGTGCGCGTGACGGCGGACACCTGCGATCCGCCGAGCGCGGTGATCCGCGCCGCCGTCTCGGAGTCGGGGCACTCCACCAGCACGGCGGGGCGGATGCGGACGCGGCGCGTGCCGCCGAACCAGTCCTTCACCTGCCGCGCCACGTTCACCGGCACCGGTGCGCGCGACACTCCGCCCAGCGTCTTCAGCATCGCTTCGGCGGTGATGCCGGACTCGGCGGCGCGCAGCACGGACGCGCGGGTGATGCGGAAAAGCGCGCCCACGTGCCCCGTGCCCGTGCGTTCGGCCAGCCGCGCCAGCTCGGCCTCGATCCGCGGCGCGGCGGAAAGGAAGACGATCTCGAAGTCGGGCTGCACCACCACCTCGCCGTCCACGTCGGCGGAAAAACGGAAGTCGTCCGTGCCGCCGAGCAGGTAGCGCCCCGCGTCGGTGATGTCGAACGCCAGCCTGCCGTCCTCCGTCCGCCCGAGCCGCGCGCCGCCCAGCGGCACCAGGCGCAGCCGCAGGAACGCCTCCAGCATCTGCGCCCAGATCGATTCCCACCCCTCGCGCGTGCGGGGCGTGCCGTAGTAGCCGGCGTGGTTGCGGAGGTACGCCGCGTCGGCGCCCAGCAGCGGGTTGTGGAGCTCGGCGTGGTGGCGGAGGAACGTCTCCACGGGAATCATCCCGCCGGAGGGGAGGGAAAGGAGGGCGGCGGAGAGCGCGGCGCGCAGGTCCGGCTTGTCGTCGTGCATGGGGAACGGCAGTCGCACGGCCAGGAAGTCGACCTTCTCCCGCGACGCGCTCCATCCACCCGGCGTGCGCTGGGTGGACGCCCGGTACCTGGCCAGAACCCGCTGCAGCCGCTCGCCCTCGGACAGGGCGAGCCATGCGCGACCGGCCGGCGTGGCGGAGAGCTGCCACTTCTCCCGCTCGTTGGTGATCTTCGCCAGCCCGAGTACCGTGAGCGCCTCCACCGCCATCGCGATGCGCAGCGTCATTGCGCGCTGGTCCGTCGTCTCCCGCTCGTCGTCCTCGTCGTCGTCCTCGTCGATCTCGAACAGGAGCGCCTCGGCCCACGCGGGCGGGCGGGGGAGCCGCGCCGCCAGCGTCCGTTGCGCGCGGACGTACAGGCTCCCGTCGCCGCCGCGCACGGGGATGGGCTCCGCCGCCGCGTCCACCAGCACGGTGGTCATGTCGGAGATGCGGAACGGCGCCTCGAAGACGGCGGTCACCGTCACCGGAACGGGTGCGGACGGAGGCGGTCCCAGGCGGCGGAGGATGGAGGGAAGGAGCCCCACCACCACCCCGGGATCGTCGTCGCGCCGCAGCGAGACGAAGAGCAGCAGGTAGCGCAGCCCTCCGCGGAGCGCCGCCAGCCCCAGGTGCGGCGGAACGCCCGGGAGCAGCCGGCCGAAGTCGCGGAGCGGGATGCCGTGCGGGTGATCGGCCAGCGCGTGCAGGAGCCGCCGCAGCGCGTCTCCCGCCGCCGGCGACGCGAGGCGCGGCTTCTCGGTGCGGGGCAGGTGCGCGTGCTCCCACTCGAGCAGCGGCGTGCCCGGGGCGGCGGCCAGGAACCCTTTCAGCCAGTCGACCGACGACACCATCGCCGCCACGGCGCCGCGGTCCACCCAGTGGTAGGGCGTATGCTGCCGCCCCAGGAGCGCGTTGGACTCCTCGACGCTCAGCTGGTCCTGCACGTACATGTCCGAGAGCGCGCCGCCCAGCCCGTCCAGCGGCCGCAGCCGGTCCATCGCCCGGAGCGCGACGAGGAGCGGCCGCAGCTCCGGCGCGTGGGCGTAAAGGCGCCCCTTCGGCCCCGGCGGCGTCACGAAACCGGCCGCGACGAGCTCGCCCGCGGCCGGGCCGAGCACCGACACGTCGGCCGCCTGCCCGGGCTTCATCGCCACGAACGCGCTCCGCGCCGCGGGCGAGAGCGCCTCCCAGCGCGGCAGCGCGCCGAGCACCTCGCTCCAATCGAGATCCGCCAGCCTCATCGATCCCCCGGAATTGTTCGTCTCCTCATCTCATCTCACTTCGCACCGAGCCCGGGTGAAGCAGGGTGCTCCCCGACCGGATCACGTGCGGACGCGGCTATCGATCCTTCGGCCTGCAAACGTTTGCGCAGACGCTGATTACGGTCTGTCCGGCCTCAGGATGACGTCAGCGTGGGGTCCGTCGGGTCCATCGACCAGATCCGGATTACGTATCAGCATCCGCGCACTCATATCAGCACTTTCCTCAGATCTCCCGCGCATCCGCGATCCGGTACGCGTATCCCTGCTCGCAGAGGAAGAGCTGGCGCTTCATCGCGTACTCCTGCTCCTCGGTGTCGCGGCTGACCAGCGTGTAGAAGTGCGCCTGGTTGGCGCCCGGCTTGGGGCGGAGGATGCGTCCCAGCCGCTGCGCCTCTTCCTGCCGCGAGCCGAAGGTGCCGGAGATCTGGACCGCGACGGCGGCGTCGGGGAGGTCGACGGCGAAGTTCGCCACCTTGCTTACCGCCAGCACGGGGATGCGCCCCTCGCGGAAGTCGCGGTAGAGCGTGTCGCGCCTGCGCTGCCCCGTGGTGCCGGTGAGCACGGGCACGCCGAGCTGGTCCGCGATCCACGCGATCTGCTCCACGTACATCCCGATCACCAGCGCCGGTTCGCCGGCGTGGCGCTCCAGGATGCGGCGGACCACCGGCAGCTTGTCGGGGTTCTCGCTGGCGATGCGGAACTGCTGCCGCGGCTCCGCCGTCGCGTACGGCATCCGCAGTGATTTCGGCAGGGGCACCCGCACTTCGGTGCACTCCGCCTTCGCGATCCATCCCTGCCCCTCGAGCTCCTTCCACGGCACGTCGGCCTTCTTGGGGCCGATCAGGGCGAAGACGTCGTCCTCGCGCCCGTCCTCGCGGACCAGCGTGGCGGTCAGCCCCAGGCGGCGGCGCGCCTGCAGCCCGGCCGTCACCTGGAAGACGGGGGCGGGAAGGAGGTGCACCTCGTCGTACACGATCAGCCCCCAGTCGCGGCGGTCGAACAGCTCCAGGTGCCGGAAGGGCGCGTCCGCCTTCTCGCGGTGGGTGAGGACCTGGTAGGTGGCCACGGTCACCGGGCGGATGTCCTTCGCCAGCCCGCTGTACTCGCCCACCTGGTCCTCGTGCAGCGTGGTCTTGTCCAGCAGCTCGCCGATCCACTGGCGCACGGCGGTCACGCTGGTGGTCAGGACCAGCGTGGAGCTGCCGACGCGTGCCATGCACTCCATCCCCACCACCGTCTTCCCGGCGCCGCAGGGGAGGACGACCACCCCGCTCCCGCCGCGTTCGCTCCCGCCTGCGTGGAAGGCGCCCGCCGCGTCCGCCTGGTAGGCGCGCAGGGTGAACGACTCGCCCGCCCGCGTGGTCTCGCGGAGGGAGATGGGGAGCGGCTCGCCCTGGGTGTATCCGGCCAGGTCCTCGGCGGGCCAGCCGGCCTTCACCAGCGCCTGCTTCAGCCGCCCGCGCTCGGCCGCGGGAACGCGGAAGGTGGCCGGCGAGATGCGGTCGCCCAGGTGCGTCGCCACCCCGCGGATGCGGCCGACGAGCTCCGCCAGCTCCGGCTCGTCGGCCTCCAGCACCAGGCCTTCCGCCCCGCGCACCATCCGCAGCCGCCCGTAGCGCGTGGCGGCGTCGCGGATGCTCGTCTCCACGACGGAGGGGACGGGGTATTTCGAGAACTCCTGGAGCGCGCCCACGATCTCGTCCGGACCTGAGCCGGCCGCGCAGGCGTTCCAGACGGAGAGCGGGGTGATGCGGTAGGTGTGGACGTGCTCGGGGCTCTTCACCAGCTCCGCGAACGGGGCGATGCGGTCGCGCGCCTCGGCGAAGCGCGGGCTCCCGACCTCGGCCAGCACGGTCTGGTCGCCCTGCACGATCAGCGGGTTGTCGGGGCGGTACTGCGTCACGCGGGAAACGGCGGGGATGTGGATGGAAGGACGGGCGTGTGCCGTGGACGGGTCAGTCTAACGAATGGTGGCGGAGGATGAAAGTAGGCGCGGTGAACGGGTGCGCCGGAGCCGCGGGACCGCCGCGCTCCGGCGGCAGTCCCGGGGCGCGTGGCGCCGATGACTATTTCTGGCAGATGATGTTGAGCACCGCCGGTGTGGCGATGTAGTCGTCCCAGAATCCCTTCCCGTACTTCTCCTCCAGTTCCGGGGGGATCAGGTAGGGCTCGATCTTCCAGGAGCGGAATCCCACGGTCCGGAATGCCTCCTCGTAGGCTTCCCAGGGGAGCCAGCTGAAGTCGAACTCCACCGTTCTATCGCCCAGGAACAGCGTGGCATGCAGCGTCGATCCCTCGTGGAGGGTCTCGCCCACGAGGTCGTGCCTGACGCCGTATTTGCTCAGGTCGCGGGTGGGTTGCGCCGGGAGGAGCGGATTCGCGTTGCCCGTCACGAAGTGCTGGCCGGGCTCGAGGTTGTCGTAGATCGTCCGCGCCATCCCGAGGAGCTCTTCGCGGCTGCGGGCGTAGTTCAGCAGGTACGCGGCCGTGACGCGATCGAACGAGCCGATCCTGCCGAGCGCCGCGACGTCCGCCACGTGGTATTCGATGCCCAGCGGCTGCGCCTCTTCCTGCCGGCGGGCCAGACCGACCATCTCCGCCGAGACGTCGACGCCCACCACGTGCCCGGCTCCCCAATGCTTGAGGAGGCGCGTAACCAGCCCGTTGCCGCAGGCCAGGTCCAGGACGGAAAGGCCGGTGACGTCGCCCAGCCGGTGACGGAGCGAGTACCACTCGGGCTCGCGGATCGGCAGGAGGCCGGCGATCTCCTGGTACTCGCGGGCAATCGTGTCGTACTGCGCCATGGGTCCTCCTTGCAGCGAAGGGGGGACTGCATGGATGTATGGATGATTGTCCCTCGCATTTGGCGCCAGAGTTCCGCAGCGGGGCGGGGGACTGGAGGTCGGGGATCAAGGCGGCGTCGCCCAACCGCGGCTGGCGCAACGAGTCGTCAGCGCGCGGGGTGGCTCCTGGGGAAAGCGGGAAAGAAGAAAGTGAGGACGCGGTAGAGCTTTGCCCTCCGCGTCCGTTTTCGTGCGGCTATTTGTGACAGGTGATGTGCATCGCCGAGGGTGCGGCGATGTACTCGTCCCCAGAAGCCCTCGCCGCGCTTCTGTTCCGAGTCCGGGGGGATCAGGAACGGCTCGATCTTCCACGAGCGGAATCCCACCGTCCGGAATGCCTCCTCGTATGCCTCCCAGGGCAGCCAGTGGAAGTCGAAGTTACCCGCCTGCCGAGCGGGATGGAAGGCAGCACGTATGGAAGACGGAAAGCGCCCCGCGGCCGACTGCCGCGGGCCGCGTCTTCTGGGGTCCCGAGCTCAGAGTCCGAACCGCTCCGTCACCTGCCCGGCCAGCTCGGCCTCGGTCATGGTGGGCTCGACGGCGATCACCTGCAGGTCCAGGCGCCTGGCCTCCTGGTGCAGGCGCTCGGTGAACATCCGGTCGCGCTCGAGCAGGTTGCCCAGCGCCCGGTCCGGGTCGCTGGTCTTCCGGGCGATCTCCCACAGCGTGCCTCGATTGTCGAACGCGGCCCGGCGGAACCCGGGCGTCGGCAGGAGCCAGACGGCGTGGCGGGGGTCGGCGAGGAGCGGCTTCACCAGCCGCGGCAGCAGGCGGAAGCCCTCCGCGATCACGCCGGGCCGCGTGGGAAGGCGCAGGAGGTCTTCGAGGATGAGGTGGAAGCCCTCGCCCCGGAACCAGTGGAAGGTCTCCAGCATGGTTTGAGGAGGCCGGTTCAGCCATCGCTCGTCCATGTCCATGGCGGCGAACGCGGCCAGCAGCGGCGAGTCGCCGGGAGCGCTGCGGCGGGCATGGTCCGGCATGACCTCGTCGGTGGAGTAGAGACGCAGCCCGTGCCGTTCCGCCAGGCGGCGGGCGATGGTTGACTTGCCGGCGCCGCTCCCGCCCCCGATCCAGTAGACGTGCGCCAGCCGTTCCCGCAGCGCAGCGGCATCGGTGGTCTCTCCGGGCCCAGGTTCGCGTCGCATCCTTCTCGCGGGGCGGCCGTCAGCCGGGCAGCGGCCGGGCGATCAAGTCCTGAAAGCCCGCGAAGAATTCCCCCACGTCGAGGCCGTCGACCAGTGCGTGGTGCACCTCCACGCAAACCGGCACGTACCAGGCCCCGCCTTCCGCGTACCGCTTGCCGAAGGTGAGCTTGGGGACGGAGTCTTCCCGCCGCATCGCGTTGGTGAACGAGGTGAAGCGGATCCTCAAACGCAAGGCGGTAGGTCAGGTTGGCAATGAGGGAGCCGAGCGTTTCGCCGCGTACCGGAATGGAATTGTCCTCCCTATCTGAGTATCGATAATATGTGGTGGCAACGCCACCCGAATCGTCAACGCCGGCAAACAGTTCTTGTTCGTCGCTGTCCGGCTTCAAAGGAATAAACAAGTTCCTTGCACAAATGAATGTTGCAACGTCGGCAACACAAACTGCATCGGGAAGAAGTGCGGGGTGTGGTGAAAGCTGATGAAAGCTGTCAATTGATTGTTCTATTCGCGCTTCCACCGTGTCCTGATCTCCACGCCAAGAATGTGAGTGCGCGAGTAAGCCGTAGTAAATCGGACGGATCAGTTCGAGGTAGGGTGTCCCGGTGCGACGTTCAAATAACTCCTTGATGGTCTGTGCGTTGGAAAAAAACTTTTGGAGGTCGGTGCGACGTAGGCGGAGCTTGCATTCGAACGCAGCAACCACGCCTGCCGCAAAGTAGTACTTCTCCTTCCGGAGTGCATGTGGATAATGCGGCTGAAGGACGAGAACATCTACTTGCGGACTGCTATCCCCCAGTTCGTTGAGTATGCGACCCTTCGTTACAACAGGGTAAGTGGCTGGAATCCAGCTTCGGAGAACCTCAGCCCAAGTCTCCTCAACCTGATCACCCGCC
The sequence above is drawn from the Longimicrobium sp. genome and encodes:
- a CDS encoding class I SAM-dependent methyltransferase, translating into MAQYDTIAREYQEIAGLLPIREPEWYSLRHRLGDVTGLSVLDLACGNGLVTRLLKHWGAGHVVGVDVSAEMVGLARRQEEAQPLGIEYHVADVAALGRIGSFDRVTAAYLLNYARSREELLGMARTIYDNLEPGQHFVTGNANPLLPAQPTRDLSKYGVRHDLVGETLHEGSTLHATLFLGDRTVEFDFSWLPWEAYEEAFRTVGFRSWKIEPYLIPPELEEKYGKGFWDDYIATPAVLNIICQK
- a CDS encoding DNA repair helicase XPB, giving the protein MTQYRPDNPLIVQGDQTVLAEVGSPRFAEARDRIAPFAELVKSPEHVHTYRITPLSVWNACAAGSGPDEIVGALQEFSKYPVPSVVETSIRDAATRYGRLRMVRGAEGLVLEADEPELAELVGRIRGVATHLGDRISPATFRVPAAERGRLKQALVKAGWPAEDLAGYTQGEPLPISLRETTRAGESFTLRAYQADAAGAFHAGGSERGGSGVVVLPCGAGKTVVGMECMARVGSSTLVLTTSVTAVRQWIGELLDKTTLHEDQVGEYSGLAKDIRPVTVATYQVLTHREKADAPFRHLELFDRRDWGLIVYDEVHLLPAPVFQVTAGLQARRRLGLTATLVREDGREDDVFALIGPKKADVPWKELEGQGWIAKAECTEVRVPLPKSLRMPYATAEPRQQFRIASENPDKLPVVRRILERHAGEPALVIGMYVEQIAWIADQLGVPVLTGTTGQRRRDTLYRDFREGRIPVLAVSKVANFAVDLPDAAVAVQISGTFGSRQEEAQRLGRILRPKPGANQAHFYTLVSRDTEEQEYAMKRQLFLCEQGYAYRIADAREI
- a CDS encoding helicase-associated domain-containing protein; amino-acid sequence: MRLADLDWSEVLGALPRWEALSPAARSAFVAMKPGQAADVSVLGPAAGELVAAGFVTPPGPKGRLYAHAPELRPLLVALRAMDRLRPLDGLGGALSDMYVQDQLSVEESNALLGRQHTPYHWVDRGAVAAMVSSVDWLKGFLAAAPGTPLLEWEHAHLPRTEKPRLASPAAGDALRRLLHALADHPHGIPLRDFGRLLPGVPPHLGLAALRGGLRYLLLFVSLRRDDDPGVVVGLLPSILRRLGPPPSAPVPVTVTAVFEAPFRISDMTTVLVDAAAEPIPVRGGDGSLYVRAQRTLAARLPRPPAWAEALLFEIDEDDDEDDERETTDQRAMTLRIAMAVEALTVLGLAKITNEREKWQLSATPAGRAWLALSEGERLQRVLARYRASTQRTPGGWSASREKVDFLAVRLPFPMHDDKPDLRAALSAALLSLPSGGMIPVETFLRHHAELHNPLLGADAAYLRNHAGYYGTPRTREGWESIWAQMLEAFLRLRLVPLGGARLGRTEDGRLAFDITDAGRYLLGGTDDFRFSADVDGEVVVQPDFEIVFLSAAPRIEAELARLAERTGTGHVGALFRITRASVLRAAESGITAEAMLKTLGGVSRAPVPVNVARQVKDWFGGTRRVRIRPAVLVECPDSETAARITALGGSQVSAVTRTILRLDGDQKSVGALVKKLRTKGIFVQD
- a CDS encoding CatA-like O-acetyltransferase; its protein translation is MRIRFTSFTNAMRREDSVPKLTFGKRYAEGGAWYVPVCVEVHHALVDGLDVGEFFAGFQDLIARPLPG